One window of Pseudacidobacterium ailaaui genomic DNA carries:
- a CDS encoding DUF2393 family protein, with amino-acid sequence MAEDRKNVPHLSGQPIQAGEGRSMLPWVVAGGVIVVAVVLLFVLSGRKAQPANPGGAGLAPADPYAAQLPITGLQMSEATNFAGGKVTYVDGHIANRGEKTVTGITVQLAFRDIGNQLVQKETVPLMLIRTREPYVDTQPVSANPLKPGDEREFRVILDSVTPDWNGQYPEVRVIQVSER; translated from the coding sequence ATGGCAGAGGACCGTAAAAATGTGCCGCACCTGAGCGGGCAGCCAATCCAGGCAGGGGAGGGGCGTTCCATGCTGCCCTGGGTGGTTGCAGGCGGGGTGATTGTAGTAGCCGTCGTGCTGCTTTTCGTTTTGAGCGGGAGGAAGGCCCAGCCCGCCAATCCCGGAGGCGCGGGTCTGGCGCCCGCCGATCCCTATGCGGCCCAGTTGCCCATCACAGGCCTACAGATGAGCGAAGCGACGAACTTCGCCGGAGGCAAGGTCACCTATGTTGACGGGCACATCGCCAACCGAGGCGAGAAGACCGTCACGGGAATTACTGTGCAGCTGGCGTTCCGAGATATCGGCAACCAGCTTGTTCAGAAGGAGACCGTGCCGCTGATGCTGATTCGCACCCGCGAACCTTATGTGGACACGCAGCCGGTCAGCGCAAATCCTCTGAAGCCGGGCGACGAACGGGAGTTCCGGGTCATCCTTGATTCCGTCACACCTGACTGGAACGGGCAGTATCCTGAGGTGCGCGTGATCCAGGTGAGCGAGAGGTAA